One region of Glutamicibacter sp. B1 genomic DNA includes:
- the nhaA gene encoding Na+/H+ antiporter NhaA — translation MTHTPPSGSGKNLFSRPSYKESVRIGDILRKETVGGMVLIAGALLALVWANTPLRDSYFALRDFHFGPTLFGVDLNLSIGHWAADALLAVFFFLTGLELKKEFVIGDLHNIKTAAVPVTAAFGGVLVPALIFTGVAASSGGGELLRGWAIPTATDIAFAVAVLAVIGSALPTALRIFLLTLAVVDDLIAIVIIAVVFTDELKFAYLGLALIPIILFTVLARYCGKFFAKYAWAAWIILLPLGIITWIFVFGSGIHATIAGVVLGFCVPVKRTDGREGIGLAEQFEHRFRPLSSGICIPIFAFFAAGVTVVSSDPNSGNVLTDPVFWGIVIGLVAGKPIGIMGSTWLLTKFTKASLDKDARWGDLLGVTLLAGIGFTVSLLVSELSFGLESPHYEHAKVAILSGSFIAAILGALWLVPRNRRYKAINERETRDEDHDGIPDVYQQDNNS, via the coding sequence ATGACCCACACTCCTCCTTCCGGTTCTGGAAAGAACCTGTTTTCACGCCCAAGCTACAAAGAATCGGTGCGCATCGGTGACATCCTGCGCAAAGAAACCGTCGGTGGCATGGTGCTTATCGCCGGTGCATTGTTAGCCCTTGTTTGGGCCAATACTCCCCTGCGCGATTCATATTTTGCGTTGCGTGATTTTCACTTTGGCCCCACCCTATTCGGGGTTGATCTGAATCTGTCCATTGGTCACTGGGCCGCAGACGCACTGCTGGCGGTGTTCTTCTTCCTCACCGGTCTCGAGCTGAAAAAAGAATTTGTCATCGGCGACCTGCACAACATCAAAACTGCTGCCGTACCGGTGACGGCTGCCTTTGGTGGGGTGCTGGTACCGGCCCTAATTTTCACCGGCGTTGCTGCCAGCTCCGGAGGCGGCGAGCTTCTGCGTGGCTGGGCCATTCCGACAGCGACCGACATCGCCTTTGCGGTGGCGGTCCTCGCGGTGATTGGTTCCGCGCTTCCCACTGCGTTGCGCATCTTCCTGCTGACGTTGGCAGTTGTCGATGACCTGATCGCCATCGTCATCATTGCTGTTGTTTTCACTGATGAACTCAAGTTTGCCTACTTGGGTCTGGCGCTAATCCCCATCATTCTCTTTACTGTTCTGGCACGTTACTGTGGAAAGTTCTTCGCAAAGTACGCCTGGGCCGCTTGGATCATCCTGTTGCCACTGGGCATCATTACATGGATCTTTGTCTTCGGTTCGGGTATCCACGCCACCATCGCCGGTGTCGTTCTGGGCTTCTGTGTTCCGGTGAAGCGCACCGATGGACGTGAAGGTATCGGCCTGGCCGAACAGTTTGAACACCGTTTCCGCCCGCTGTCATCAGGGATCTGCATCCCAATCTTTGCATTCTTTGCCGCCGGGGTGACGGTGGTTTCTTCGGATCCCAACAGCGGAAATGTCCTAACTGATCCGGTCTTCTGGGGCATTGTGATCGGATTGGTCGCCGGTAAACCCATCGGCATCATGGGCTCCACCTGGCTGTTGACCAAGTTCACTAAGGCTTCACTGGATAAGGATGCCCGTTGGGGCGATCTTCTGGGCGTCACTTTGCTGGCAGGCATCGGGTTCACCGTTTCATTGCTGGTCTCCGAGCTGTCTTTCGGTCTGGAATCCCCGCACTACGAGCATGCCAAGGTGGCCATTCTCAGTGGTTCCTTTATAGCTGCCATCCTCGGTGCTCTCTGGCTGGTACCGCGCAACCGCCGCTACAAGGCGATCAACGAGCGTGAGACTCGCGATGAGGACCATGACGGAATTCCTGACGTCTATCAGCAGGACAACAACAGCTAG
- a CDS encoding tetratricopeptide repeat protein, with amino-acid sequence MDEFWESQVEAFWKNGEGKDAEQLRKELEQLLAGMDPKDPRVLFEIASLHDFLGEEEQAVVPYQQALDSGLSGQKREEALIQLASTQRNLGQFHQAIGLLQQIPSTSELHADAQGFLALALLDAGHSTEAVRTAVTALAPHTRLYARALTAYAQDLSVPGVAQA; translated from the coding sequence ATGGACGAATTCTGGGAATCGCAGGTCGAGGCCTTCTGGAAAAACGGCGAAGGCAAAGATGCCGAGCAGCTTCGTAAAGAACTTGAGCAACTACTAGCTGGCATGGATCCCAAAGATCCTAGGGTGCTCTTTGAAATCGCTTCTCTTCACGATTTTTTGGGTGAGGAAGAGCAGGCAGTTGTGCCCTACCAACAAGCCTTGGATTCAGGATTGTCCGGGCAAAAACGAGAAGAAGCGCTCATCCAGCTGGCCAGCACCCAACGCAATCTAGGACAGTTCCATCAAGCCATTGGCCTGTTGCAGCAAATCCCCTCAACTTCTGAACTTCATGCCGATGCCCAAGGATTTCTCGCGTTGGCATTGCTGGACGCCGGTCACAGCACCGAAGCCGTACGCACGGCCGTCACCGCTTTGGCACCGCATACCCGGCTCTACGCACGAGCATTGACTGCCTACGCCCAGGACTTGTCCGTCCCGGGCGTAGCGCAGGCCTAA
- a CDS encoding phospho-sugar mutase — MNHTQKIQLLTEAGNWAAQDPDPETQAELQQLIERVNNGDAPAFDDLADRFSGVLEFGTAGLRAELGAGPMRMNTVVVMRTAAGIARFLTEKAAGQYTPKVVIGFDARFNSDVFAQASAGIFVAAGFDVLLMPAPLPTPVLAWAVREFSAEAGIMVTASHNPPRDNGYKVYVGGRVTDDAGRGAQIVSPIDAQIAELIDHEQPVAQIQRATSGWEVLPATGAEGDIEAAYLAAIAPVIPAAKSDDEVRKNLRVVVSAMHGVGGHTMKQALLDAGFSDVHMVAEQEQPDPLFPTVSFPNPEEPGAIDLSLDLARKVQADLVIANDPDADRCAAAILDGDSWRMLRGDEVGWLLGDQVSKSLPEGKKLANSIVSSRMLAAIAKDAGREHEETLTGFKWISRVENLGFGYEEALGYCVAPDLVRDKDGISAGIVLADLAAGLKANNSSLATRLDELAAKYGVHVTDQLSLRFTDLAQIPVLMDRFRDQAPETLGGSEVSEVTDLSKGTEKLPATNAIILHTFSGARVIVRPSGTEPKLKCYLETIEPVDDLSGVPEARQRATEQVQAIKKELAAYLNAN, encoded by the coding sequence GTGAATCACACACAAAAGATCCAGCTTCTCACCGAAGCTGGCAACTGGGCGGCTCAGGATCCAGATCCGGAAACCCAAGCCGAACTGCAGCAACTGATCGAACGAGTCAACAACGGGGATGCACCAGCATTTGATGACCTCGCTGACCGTTTTAGTGGAGTGCTGGAATTCGGTACGGCGGGCCTGCGTGCCGAACTAGGCGCCGGTCCAATGCGCATGAACACTGTCGTGGTCATGCGTACCGCCGCTGGAATCGCTCGTTTCCTCACTGAGAAGGCCGCCGGCCAGTACACACCCAAGGTGGTCATCGGTTTTGATGCCCGCTTCAACTCGGACGTTTTCGCCCAAGCCTCCGCAGGGATTTTTGTGGCTGCTGGCTTCGACGTGCTGCTGATGCCAGCACCACTGCCCACCCCGGTACTGGCCTGGGCTGTCCGCGAATTCTCTGCCGAAGCCGGCATCATGGTCACCGCCAGCCATAACCCGCCACGAGATAACGGGTACAAGGTTTATGTTGGTGGACGCGTCACCGACGATGCGGGACGCGGAGCACAGATCGTCTCCCCTATCGACGCACAAATCGCTGAACTGATCGACCATGAACAACCGGTAGCCCAGATCCAGCGGGCCACCTCCGGCTGGGAGGTGCTCCCCGCAACCGGGGCCGAAGGCGATATTGAAGCTGCCTATCTGGCAGCTATCGCCCCAGTCATCCCCGCTGCCAAGAGTGATGATGAGGTCCGCAAGAACCTGCGCGTTGTCGTCTCGGCCATGCATGGCGTGGGCGGGCATACGATGAAGCAGGCACTGCTTGATGCAGGGTTCAGTGATGTCCATATGGTTGCCGAACAAGAACAACCAGATCCGCTGTTCCCCACGGTCAGCTTCCCTAACCCTGAAGAACCAGGGGCCATCGACCTGTCACTTGATTTAGCACGCAAGGTTCAAGCAGACCTGGTCATCGCCAATGACCCAGATGCTGACCGTTGTGCCGCTGCGATCCTCGACGGTGATTCTTGGCGGATGCTGCGCGGCGACGAAGTGGGATGGTTGCTGGGAGACCAGGTTTCCAAGAGCCTGCCAGAGGGTAAGAAGCTGGCTAACTCGATCGTTTCTTCTCGCATGCTGGCCGCCATCGCCAAAGACGCGGGCCGCGAACACGAAGAGACCTTGACCGGATTCAAATGGATTTCCCGCGTTGAAAACTTGGGCTTCGGCTACGAGGAAGCCCTGGGTTATTGTGTCGCCCCAGACCTGGTTCGCGACAAGGACGGCATCTCGGCTGGAATTGTCTTGGCCGATTTGGCTGCCGGGCTCAAGGCTAACAACAGCTCATTGGCCACGCGCCTCGATGAGCTGGCAGCCAAGTACGGGGTACACGTCACCGACCAGCTCTCCCTGCGTTTCACTGACCTGGCGCAGATTCCCGTATTGATGGATCGTTTCCGCGATCAGGCCCCTGAAACCCTAGGTGGTTCTGAAGTTTCCGAGGTCACCGATCTGTCCAAGGGGACCGAAAAGTTGCCGGCCACCAATGCGATCATTTTGCATACCTTCTCGGGTGCACGGGTGATCGTTCGCCCTTCGGGCACCGAACCCAAGCTCAAATGCTACTTGGAAACAATTGAGCCGGTTGATGATCTCTCCGGGGTACCGGAAGCCCGCCAACGAGCTACCGAACAGGTGCAGGCAATCAAGAAGGAATTGGCAGCCTACCTGAATGCCAATTAG
- the mfd gene encoding transcription-repair coupling factor, protein MSLNGLHDFLREESSFRRIRQSAANSFSTRSEELEIAAPQGMRAILSAHISQALKESTNDSVTLIVTATGREAEEVSSSLGAYLPAEQIAEFPSWETLPHERLSPRSDTVGRRLEVLRRLHNRDENLNVIIAPIRAVLQPLVAGLGELRPVTLELDAEPGFDQVIKDLAAAAYARVDMVTHRGEFAVRGGIIDVFPPTLDHPVRIDFFGDQIDSMRYFAIADQRSTDDAGPQKIIATPCREMLITPQVMSRAANLKNHFPAAEEMLTKIAGGIAVEGMESLAPLLVDKMVPLLSLLPESSIALIMEPERVRARAQDLNATNAEFLAAAWASASDGASAPLDLNTATSERKLATGDFASLAETLEHAKEAKVSWWALTAMGADEELDLGASTIRIPAREPHGYQGDIEAMMEFIAGRVKDQWRFVVATEGPGPAQRLSELFAEFSIPAHRVENIDHEPTAGLIEITQATAGRGFVFEDLKFGLLTEADLLGRSSAYPNRKGRKLTVKRKRNAVDPLSLQAGDFIVHEQHGIGKFVELMARKVNGSGKDAKREYLVVEYASSKRGAPGDRLFVPMDQLHMVTRYVGGEAPTLSKMGGSDWASTKSKARKAVKEIAGDLIKLYSARMASRGHAFGQDTPWQNELEEAFAFIETPDQLTAINEVKSDMEKEIPMDRLISGDVGFGKTEIAVRAAFKAVQDSKQVAVLVPTTLLASQHYQTFTERYSGFPVRVKTLSRFQTAKESKEILAGLKDGSVDIVIGTHRLLSKNVEFKNLGLVIIDEEQRFGVEHKEELKKMRTNVDVLAMSATPIPRTLEMSLTGIRETSTLATPPEERHPVLTYVGPRSDKQISAAIKRELMRDGQVFFVHNRVSSIERVAAELRELVPEARVEVAHGKMSESRLERIIQDFWEKKFDVLVSTTIIETGLDISNANTLIVDRANNYGLSQLHQLRGRVGRGRERAYAYFLWDVEKPLGEVALERLKAVAAHNELGSGYQLAMKDLELRGAGNLLGGEQSGHIAGVGFDLYLRLVGEAVADYKGEGEEEATEMKIDLPVNAHLPHDYVPGERLRLEAYRNIASAETNEALAEVREELVDRYGKLPQPVENLLRVAALRIRARAVGLHDIQQIGNNIKLSPAKIEDLPASRQVRLERLYPGAANKPALNSIFLPKPKTSPIGGRDLADEEILEWAEKLLYAIFEPTPAPAAQ, encoded by the coding sequence ATGAGCCTGAACGGACTTCATGACTTCCTGCGCGAGGAGTCATCCTTCCGCCGAATCCGTCAAAGTGCAGCCAACAGCTTCTCCACACGAAGCGAAGAGCTGGAGATCGCGGCACCACAAGGAATGCGCGCGATCCTCTCGGCGCATATCAGCCAAGCGCTCAAGGAAAGCACCAACGATTCGGTGACGCTCATTGTCACCGCGACCGGACGCGAAGCCGAGGAAGTCTCCAGCTCACTGGGCGCCTATCTTCCTGCAGAACAGATTGCAGAATTCCCTTCTTGGGAAACCCTGCCACACGAGCGCCTCTCACCACGCAGTGACACCGTAGGGCGCCGCCTGGAAGTCTTGCGTAGGCTTCACAACCGCGACGAAAACCTCAACGTCATCATTGCCCCTATTCGTGCTGTACTTCAGCCCCTCGTCGCCGGCCTGGGTGAACTCCGTCCAGTGACCTTAGAACTAGATGCAGAGCCTGGCTTCGACCAAGTCATCAAGGATCTTGCCGCGGCAGCGTACGCCCGCGTCGACATGGTGACGCACCGCGGAGAATTCGCGGTGCGTGGCGGAATTATTGACGTGTTCCCACCAACTCTTGATCACCCGGTGCGTATCGATTTCTTTGGCGACCAGATTGATTCCATGCGGTACTTCGCCATCGCAGACCAGCGTTCCACCGATGATGCTGGGCCACAAAAGATCATCGCCACTCCTTGCCGTGAAATGCTGATCACCCCGCAGGTCATGAGCCGGGCTGCAAACCTGAAGAACCATTTCCCGGCCGCCGAAGAAATGCTCACCAAAATTGCTGGTGGTATCGCGGTAGAAGGCATGGAATCGCTGGCACCATTGCTGGTCGACAAGATGGTTCCGTTGCTCTCGCTGTTGCCAGAGTCATCCATTGCCCTGATCATGGAGCCTGAGCGGGTGCGTGCCCGGGCCCAAGACCTCAATGCAACCAACGCAGAATTCTTGGCAGCAGCCTGGGCCTCAGCCTCAGACGGAGCCAGCGCACCACTGGATTTGAACACCGCCACCTCCGAACGCAAACTCGCCACTGGCGACTTCGCCTCACTGGCCGAAACCCTAGAGCACGCTAAAGAAGCCAAGGTCTCCTGGTGGGCGCTCACCGCCATGGGCGCGGATGAAGAGCTAGATCTAGGTGCCTCAACCATCCGTATCCCGGCTAGAGAACCTCACGGATATCAAGGCGATATTGAAGCGATGATGGAATTCATCGCCGGACGAGTTAAAGATCAATGGCGATTTGTTGTGGCCACCGAGGGGCCTGGTCCGGCCCAGCGACTCTCGGAGTTGTTCGCAGAATTTAGCATCCCTGCACACCGTGTAGAGAATATTGATCATGAGCCTACTGCGGGTCTGATTGAAATCACTCAGGCCACCGCCGGACGTGGCTTCGTCTTTGAAGATCTCAAATTCGGGTTGCTCACCGAAGCTGATCTACTGGGACGCTCCAGCGCCTACCCAAACCGCAAGGGCCGCAAGCTCACGGTCAAGCGCAAGCGTAATGCCGTGGACCCCTTGAGCCTTCAAGCAGGGGACTTCATCGTTCATGAGCAGCATGGCATCGGTAAGTTCGTGGAACTAATGGCGCGCAAGGTCAATGGGTCCGGCAAGGATGCCAAGCGCGAATACCTTGTCGTGGAGTACGCGTCCTCAAAACGCGGGGCACCGGGGGACCGGCTCTTCGTGCCCATGGATCAGCTGCACATGGTCACCCGATACGTTGGTGGCGAAGCTCCGACTCTCTCCAAGATGGGCGGCTCGGATTGGGCCAGCACCAAATCCAAGGCCCGCAAAGCGGTCAAGGAAATTGCTGGGGATTTGATCAAGCTGTACTCGGCCCGCATGGCGAGCCGAGGACATGCCTTCGGTCAGGACACCCCATGGCAGAACGAACTTGAAGAAGCATTTGCGTTCATTGAAACTCCGGATCAGCTCACCGCTATCAATGAGGTGAAGTCCGATATGGAGAAGGAAATTCCGATGGACCGGCTGATTTCCGGTGACGTCGGCTTCGGCAAGACTGAAATCGCGGTGCGTGCCGCGTTCAAAGCCGTCCAAGACTCCAAGCAGGTCGCCGTCCTGGTGCCCACCACGCTGCTGGCCTCCCAGCACTATCAGACCTTCACCGAACGTTATTCAGGCTTCCCGGTGCGAGTGAAGACTCTTTCGCGTTTCCAAACTGCCAAGGAATCAAAGGAAATCCTGGCGGGGCTGAAAGACGGCAGCGTCGACATTGTCATCGGTACCCACCGACTGCTCTCAAAAAACGTTGAGTTCAAAAACTTGGGTCTAGTCATCATTGACGAGGAACAGCGCTTCGGTGTGGAGCATAAGGAAGAGCTCAAGAAGATGCGCACCAACGTGGACGTGCTGGCCATGAGTGCTACCCCGATTCCGCGTACCTTGGAGATGTCTCTGACTGGCATCCGTGAAACCTCAACCCTGGCCACGCCACCGGAAGAGCGTCACCCGGTGCTGACCTACGTTGGCCCGCGCAGTGATAAGCAGATTTCCGCAGCGATCAAACGAGAACTAATGCGCGATGGGCAGGTGTTCTTCGTGCACAACCGCGTCAGCTCAATTGAACGTGTGGCTGCTGAATTGCGTGAACTCGTTCCGGAAGCTCGCGTGGAAGTGGCGCACGGCAAGATGAGTGAGTCACGGCTGGAAAGAATCATCCAAGACTTCTGGGAAAAGAAGTTCGATGTTCTGGTCTCCACCACCATTATTGAAACTGGCCTGGATATCTCCAACGCCAATACGCTGATTGTGGACCGCGCCAATAACTATGGTCTCTCCCAGCTACATCAGTTGCGCGGTCGAGTAGGGCGTGGACGTGAACGCGCCTACGCCTACTTCCTCTGGGACGTTGAAAAGCCTTTGGGCGAAGTCGCCTTGGAGCGCTTGAAAGCTGTGGCAGCGCACAATGAACTCGGATCCGGATACCAGTTGGCGATGAAGGACTTGGAACTGCGAGGGGCCGGTAACCTACTGGGCGGCGAACAGTCCGGTCACATCGCAGGCGTGGGTTTTGATTTGTACCTGCGACTGGTGGGTGAAGCCGTAGCCGACTACAAGGGTGAAGGCGAAGAGGAAGCCACTGAGATGAAAATTGACCTGCCGGTTAATGCTCATCTTCCGCATGACTATGTTCCCGGCGAGCGACTGCGTCTGGAGGCCTACCGTAACATTGCTTCGGCAGAAACCAATGAGGCGCTCGCCGAGGTGCGAGAAGAACTGGTGGACCGTTATGGCAAGCTGCCACAGCCAGTAGAGAACCTCTTACGGGTGGCAGCACTACGCATTCGTGCCCGCGCCGTGGGACTGCACGACATCCAGCAGATTGGTAACAACATCAAGCTCTCGCCAGCGAAGATTGAAGACCTTCCGGCATCACGTCAGGTACGTCTGGAACGTCTCTATCCGGGAGCAGCGAACAAGCCGGCGTTGAATTCGATCTTCCTGCCTAAGCCAAAGACCTCGCCAATTGGTGGACGAGACTTGGCGGATGAAGAGATTCTTGAGTGGGCCGAGAAGTTGCTCTACGCCATCTTCGAACCCACACCTGCCCCGGCCGCGCAGTAA
- the sufU gene encoding Fe-S cluster assembly sulfur transfer protein SufU — protein sequence MNELDQLYQQVILDHSKRRIGSPLVEVGPGVLHGESHQHNPICGDQIRVRVALDDNDHFEAMSWEGDGCSISMASASVLSEMLPEMTKSEFLDKLEIFREMMRSKGTFEPDEEVLEDAAAFVGVSKFPARVKCAMLAWVAAEAAMLGANK from the coding sequence ATGAACGAATTAGATCAGCTGTATCAGCAAGTTATCTTGGATCATTCCAAGCGTCGTATTGGATCGCCACTCGTAGAGGTTGGCCCAGGAGTTTTGCACGGTGAATCCCACCAGCACAACCCTATTTGTGGTGACCAGATTCGCGTACGAGTCGCGTTGGATGACAATGATCATTTCGAGGCGATGAGCTGGGAAGGTGATGGCTGTTCCATCTCCATGGCTTCAGCCTCCGTGCTCAGCGAAATGCTTCCAGAGATGACCAAGAGTGAATTCTTGGACAAGTTGGAGATCTTCCGCGAGATGATGCGTTCGAAGGGAACCTTCGAACCAGACGAAGAAGTACTAGAAGACGCTGCAGCCTTCGTGGGCGTCTCCAAGTTCCCTGCACGCGTCAAGTGCGCAATGTTGGCTTGGGTCGCCGCTGAAGCAGCGATGCTTGGTGCGAACAAGTAA
- a CDS encoding DUF2505 domain-containing protein, which yields MALNASTQIGHPAQQVIATLSDRGFADHLTKVANGTLTEFTVDGDIAGAFTLTTVRSVPTDRVPDIARKFVGSSIEVTQVEKWSAPDAAGSRTANVQITVGGVPVTVSGTEQLTAQGDVSEFAVDAKVSSSIPFIGGKLASAAEPYIGKALNLQAAQVNAWLSK from the coding sequence ATGGCATTGAATGCAAGCACTCAGATCGGCCACCCTGCCCAGCAGGTCATCGCTACCTTGAGCGATCGTGGCTTCGCCGATCACCTGACCAAGGTTGCCAACGGCACTTTGACTGAATTCACCGTAGATGGCGATATCGCTGGTGCCTTCACCCTCACCACGGTCCGTTCGGTGCCTACCGATCGTGTCCCCGACATTGCCCGCAAGTTTGTTGGGTCGTCCATCGAGGTCACCCAGGTAGAAAAGTGGAGCGCCCCGGATGCTGCCGGTAGCCGTACTGCCAACGTACAGATCACCGTTGGCGGTGTCCCAGTGACGGTGAGCGGAACCGAGCAGTTGACCGCTCAGGGTGACGTCTCCGAATTCGCCGTAGACGCCAAGGTTTCCTCGTCGATTCCTTTCATCGGTGGCAAGTTGGCTTCCGCCGCTGAGCCATACATTGGCAAGGCTCTGAACCTGCAGGCAGCTCAGGTCAACGCTTGGCTTTCAAAGTAA
- a CDS encoding SufS family cysteine desulfurase, producing MTGQPEAQVSLSAVEVQRIKADFEILEHQVNGTDVVYLDSGATSQKPRCVYEAEQHFYENANAAVHRGAHTLAVEATELYEEARETVAKFIGARTNELVWTSNATEALNLISYSISNASLGRGGDEAARFRIGPGDEILTTEIEHHANLIPWQELAFRTGATLRYVPVDDEGALRYDLLDELVTEKTKLVAFTHVSNVLGTITDTQRFVDAARKVGALTVLDGCQSVPHLPVDVKALDVDFMAFSGHKMLGPTGIGALYGREELLNAMPPFLTGGSMITVVDMEHAEFLPAPQRFEAGTQRISQTHALATAVSYLQEIGMERIAQWEEHLGALLYEGLSQIEGIRVFGPKDIRRIGTVPFEVIGVHPHDVGQYLDSRGIAVRVGHHCAQPLHRALGVTATTRASTYLYNTEEDIKALLDALGSVREYFGV from the coding sequence ATGACCGGTCAGCCAGAAGCTCAGGTATCGCTCAGTGCCGTTGAGGTTCAGCGCATCAAGGCAGATTTTGAGATTCTGGAGCACCAAGTCAACGGTACCGACGTCGTGTACTTGGACTCAGGAGCCACCAGTCAGAAGCCTCGCTGCGTTTACGAGGCAGAACAACACTTCTATGAGAACGCCAACGCAGCTGTTCACCGTGGTGCTCACACCCTCGCCGTAGAAGCTACCGAACTTTATGAGGAAGCCCGCGAGACCGTAGCTAAATTCATTGGCGCTCGAACCAATGAGCTGGTGTGGACCTCTAACGCTACCGAAGCGCTGAACCTGATCAGCTACTCAATCTCCAATGCCTCTTTGGGGCGCGGGGGAGATGAGGCAGCACGCTTCCGCATTGGTCCGGGCGATGAAATTCTCACGACCGAAATTGAGCACCACGCTAACCTCATCCCTTGGCAGGAACTAGCTTTCCGCACCGGCGCGACCCTGCGCTATGTTCCAGTGGACGATGAGGGAGCGCTGCGTTATGACCTGCTTGATGAGTTGGTCACCGAAAAGACCAAGCTGGTCGCTTTCACCCACGTCTCGAACGTGTTGGGGACCATCACCGATACACAGCGCTTCGTTGACGCAGCCCGCAAGGTGGGCGCACTGACCGTCTTGGACGGGTGCCAGTCTGTTCCGCACCTACCGGTAGACGTCAAAGCACTAGACGTTGATTTCATGGCTTTCTCCGGGCACAAGATGCTCGGACCAACCGGTATCGGCGCACTTTACGGGCGCGAAGAACTACTCAACGCCATGCCACCATTCCTCACCGGCGGATCAATGATCACCGTTGTCGATATGGAACACGCAGAATTCCTTCCCGCTCCGCAGCGCTTCGAAGCCGGAACCCAGCGCATCTCCCAGACCCATGCTCTGGCCACTGCGGTGAGTTACCTGCAAGAAATTGGCATGGAGCGCATTGCTCAGTGGGAAGAACACCTCGGTGCCCTCTTGTATGAGGGCCTGTCCCAGATTGAAGGCATCCGCGTCTTCGGTCCCAAGGATATCCGACGCATCGGCACTGTACCTTTCGAAGTCATCGGCGTACACCCGCACGATGTGGGACAGTACTTGGATTCGCGCGGTATCGCCGTGCGCGTAGGCCACCACTGCGCTCAGCCATTGCACCGCGCCCTGGGCGTTACCGCCACCACGCGTGCCAGCACTTATCTATACAACACGGAAGAAGACATCAAGGCATTGCTAGATGCTTTGGGCTCCGTGCGTGAATACTTTGGAGTCTAA
- the deoC gene encoding deoxyribose-phosphate aldolase, producing the protein MTELSAREIAGYIDHTLLAPNASREQIVQICDEAKKYEFKSVCVNPLWVSTVARELEGSDVLTCSVIGFPLGASATDTKVFETKHAVADGANEIDMVIDIAAALRGDRDALVNEIFAIAQAAHEGGAILKVIIETCLLTEEAKVLACEAAKAAGADFVKTSTGFSTGGATVEDVALMRQTVGADMGVKASGGVRSVETARAMIAAGATRLGSSSGVAILEGEQSGSGY; encoded by the coding sequence ATGACTGAACTTAGCGCCCGCGAGATCGCTGGATACATTGACCACACCCTGCTGGCACCGAATGCCTCCCGGGAACAGATTGTCCAGATCTGCGATGAAGCCAAGAAGTACGAATTCAAGTCGGTGTGTGTGAACCCATTGTGGGTCTCCACGGTGGCTCGGGAGCTGGAAGGCTCAGACGTTTTGACCTGCTCGGTGATTGGTTTCCCTCTGGGAGCCTCGGCGACTGACACCAAGGTTTTTGAGACCAAGCATGCGGTGGCCGATGGTGCCAACGAAATCGACATGGTCATTGACATCGCCGCAGCGTTGCGTGGGGACCGTGACGCGTTGGTCAACGAGATCTTCGCGATTGCTCAGGCTGCTCATGAAGGTGGCGCGATCCTGAAGGTGATTATCGAAACCTGCCTGCTCACCGAGGAAGCTAAGGTTCTGGCCTGCGAGGCTGCCAAGGCTGCTGGTGCGGACTTTGTGAAGACGTCCACCGGGTTCTCCACCGGCGGCGCCACCGTTGAAGATGTGGCTTTGATGCGTCAAACCGTGGGCGCTGACATGGGCGTTAAGGCGTCCGGCGGGGTGCGTAGCGTAGAAACTGCGCGTGCCATGATCGCTGCTGGCGCTACCCGACTAGGTTCTAGCTCAGGAGTTGCTATCCTAGAAGGAGAGCAAAGCGGTTCCGGTTACTAG